From the Thermococcus sp. genome, the window TCAACCCCCAGTTCATCAAAAGCCCTTACAACTGGCGCGAGCTTTATTATCTCCGGCCGGGTGCCGAATACGAAGGCGGGCCTCAATACTCCCCCCTCCCGACGCCCTTAAAGAGGAAGCCCCTCGGCGGGTTCTCGACGACGTGCCTGCCGTCTATCAGGATTCTCGTTCTCATGAGCTTCCCGAGCTCCTCCCAGTTGAGGGACTTAAAGGCGGAATGGTCGGTTGCTATAACGACCGCATCGCTTCCTTCAGCGGCTTCCTCGATACTTCTGCTCGTGCCCGGGACTAAGGGATCGTAGGTTCTAACCTCAGCGACGTCTTCCCTGATACCCTCAACGAAGGTAAGTGCCGGCGAGTTCCTCGTGTCGTCGCTGTCGCCCTTGTAGGCTATCCCAAAGACAGCCACCTTCGCCTCTTCCGGCGGAATGTTGAGAGTTTTCAGGGCTTCGAAAAGAAGGTCCTTCGTGAAGAGGGGCATCGAATCGTTTATCTCCCTCGCAAGCTTTATCAGACCAAAATCCTCCTTGGCCGGCCAGACCAAAAGGTGCGGATCCTTCGGAAGACAGTGACCGCCAACGCCTATCCCCGGGGTGTGGATCCTGACCCGGGGGTGCGTGTTGGCGAGCTCTATGGCCTCAAAGACGTCTATCCCGTACTGGTGTGCAAGAAAGGCGAACTCATTGGCCAGCGCTATGTTAACGTCCCTGAACGTATTCTCCATCAGCTTTACAACCTCACTAACGGTTGAACTGGTTTTGAAGGTCTGGCCCTTGACAAAGGAGCGGTAGAGCAGTTCCGCCAGCTCGGCACTCTCTGGGGTCACACCGCCGAAAATGCGTGAGTTGTACACCAGCTCCTTGAATATCCTGCCGGGCATGACCCTTTCCGGGGCGTGAACCATGTAAAAATCGTCACCACGTTTGAGTCCGGTGAGTTCCTCGATGAGCCCCGCCATCTTGAGGGTCGTAAGAGGGGGTACCGTGCTCTCTATGATTATGAGGGAACCTTTTTTCATGGCCTTTGCGGCGGTCTTGACCGCACTCTCCAGGTAGGATAGGTCCGGGGTGCCATCGTCGCCAAGGGGGGTCTGGACGCACACCACATAAACATCCCTGTCCCTTATGTCCTCGGGATTGGATGTAGGGTTCAGCCTGCCGCTTTCAATGGCTTCCCCAAGGAGGTCCTCGATTCCGGGTTCAGCTATGTGAGACGTGCCGTTTTTGAGTCTCTCAACGACCTCCTCCCTCACCTCAAAGCCGGTGACCTCAAAGCCGGCACTGGCGAACATTATCGCCGTGGGCAGACCTATGTAACCTAGACCGATAACCGCGATCCTTGCGTTTCTGCTCTCTATAAGTTCCCTCATGAACCTCACCGCAGAAGATTTTCGATCAGGGGATAAAAGTCTTTTCCAGAAAACGGTTTCAAAAGGGTCTTTAAGTTTTTTCCGAGGTTTAAACCACTTTCGTAGTTCGAAAGAGCCGGGTTGCCCACGTTCA encodes:
- a CDS encoding UDP-N-acetyl-D-mannosamine dehydrogenase, producing MRELIESRNARIAVIGLGYIGLPTAIMFASAGFEVTGFEVREEVVERLKNGTSHIAEPGIEDLLGEAIESGRLNPTSNPEDIRDRDVYVVCVQTPLGDDGTPDLSYLESAVKTAAKAMKKGSLIIIESTVPPLTTLKMAGLIEELTGLKRGDDFYMVHAPERVMPGRIFKELVYNSRIFGGVTPESAELAELLYRSFVKGQTFKTSSTVSEVVKLMENTFRDVNIALANEFAFLAHQYGIDVFEAIELANTHPRVRIHTPGIGVGGHCLPKDPHLLVWPAKEDFGLIKLAREINDSMPLFTKDLLFEALKTLNIPPEEAKVAVFGIAYKGDSDDTRNSPALTFVEGIREDVAEVRTYDPLVPGTSRSIEEAAEGSDAVVIATDHSAFKSLNWEELGKLMRTRILIDGRHVVENPPRGFLFKGVGRGEY